AACAGCTAGAGCGTCAAAAAAAAGAAGCGGAACTTAGAAAGAGTAATCTTTCTGATCCAGAGGAAGAAAATAAATAATTTGATAATCAACCTAAAATCAAAGTTATGAAAATGCTAAACAAGACCTCCGTCACGAAATTAAGTGAAAAATTCGACAGGCAACTTTTGAGTATTCTTTCTCAGGAACTTGACTCATTAAAAGCATCAAAAAATAAAATCATAAAGAAACTAGCCTCGGAACCAGACAACGGCTTAATGGTTGCCTGATAAATACCGGGCTTTTGTAAATTACATTTACCTAAGAAAACAATACAATCGTTCTTTTTCCCTCAGTTAAACAACAAGAAAATAGGCCCTGCTTAAACTCGGGGCTTATTTTTTTTATTCCCTACGTCTATCTAACACGTCGTTACTTTTGGTTAATAGCGGACAACGCCCGCCCCCCAGGCTACTCAACTATGAGAAAGATCGGTTCCACACCAGAAGATCAGAGAGGATTTTGTATTTTAGCCGCATGTTAAACGAGAATTTAGACCCGGATGCAGAACGGCTAAGTCCGGCAGAACGTGAGATAGAAAAAGTGCTTCGTCCGCAGGCATTTGAAGACTTTACGGGTCAGCATAAAATACTCGAAAACCTCCGTATATTTGTTCAGGCGGCAAGGCTCAGAGGCGAGGCACTGGATCATGTCCTTTTACATGGCCCCCCGGGACTCGGTAAAACTACCCTTTCCCATATCATCGCCAATGAAATGGGGGTTAACATAAAGATTACCTCCGGACCGGTTCTGGATAAGCCAGGAGATCTTGCAGGCCTCTTAACAAATCTCGAAACAGGCGACATTCTTTTTATTGATGAGATCCACAGATTGAGCCCACTGGTGGAAGAATACCTCTACTCGGCCATGGAAGATTTCAAGATCGATATTATGCTCGAAACCGGGCCTAATGCACGCTCGGTCCAGATCTCATTAAACCCTTTTACATTGGTTGGAGCAACCACCAGGTCGGGATTGTTAACCGCTCCTCTGCGGGCGCGTTTTGGGATTAACTCACGACTTCAGTATTATGATGCAAAGCTTCTGACCACTATCGTGCTCCGCTCCTCTTCCATTTTGAAAACACCTATTACAGATGAGGGTGCCTATGAAATTGCAAGAAGAAGCAGAGGAACGCCCCGAATTGCAAACGCATTGCTTCGGCGAACACGCGACTTTGCACAGATCAAGGGCAACGGGAGCATCGATACCGAAATTGCCAGGTATGCACTGAACGCGCTGAACGTGGATGAACACGGTTTGGACGAAATGGATAACAGGATTCTCACAACAATTATCGACAAATTTAAAGGAGGTCCGGTCGGTTTGAAAACCATTGCCACTGCAGTGGGCGAAGACGAAGGTACCATTGAAGAAGTCTATGAACCGTTCCTTATACAGGAAGGTTTCCTTATGCGTACATCCAGAGGCCGTGAAGTAACAGATCTTGCATATCGCCACCTTGGAAAAATGAAGCCTGGTGGAGCGCAGACTTTATTTTAAACGACCACCTCTCTATTGCAAATTACAGGCTATGAATTTTAGTCTGTAAATACTACCTTTGCACCTCGAATGAAGAATACCTATATATACTTCAGCCTTAGGTTCCTGTAGCACTTCGTTAGAGCAGTGTTACGCCGTACTTCTTTCACTTAGATATATTATGAGTCGTCATCCCGAAATAGAAAAAAGGAAAACTTTCGCAATTATAAGTCACCCCGATGCTGGTAAAACTACCTTAACAGAAAAATTTCTCCTTTTCGGGGGAGCTATTAATACAGCTGGAGCAGTTAAAAGAAACAAGGCAAACCAGAATACCACTTCTGACTTCATGGAGATCGAAAAACAGAGAGGAATTTCTGTTGCAACCTCTGTAATGGGTTTCGAATATAAAGATAAGCGGATTAATATTCTCGACACCCCGGGTCACAAAGATTTCGCGGAAGACACCTACCGTACTCTTTCGGCCGTCGACAGCGTCATTCTCGTGGTCGACAGCGTAAAAGGGGTTGAAGAGCAAACCGAGAAACTAATGGAGGTTTGTCGCATGAGAAACACTCCAGTTATCATCTTTATTAATAAAATGGACCGGGAGGGAAAAGATGCTTTTGATCTTCTGGATGAGCTTGAAACAAAGTTAACAATAAGTGTCTGCCCCCAGTCGTGGCCGATTGGACAAGGTTACACCTTTAAAGGCGTATATAATATTTATGGCAACCAGCTGAATTTGTTTGAGGCTGATAAATCAAAAATATCGGAGCCTGTTATCCAGGTTAAAGATCTTCACGACCCTCTTCTGTCGCAATATTTGCAGGAAAAGCCTCTCGATAAGCTAAAAGGTGATCTTGAACTCATCGAAGGTATTTATGGAAAACTCGATAAGGAGATGTATCTGGAAGGACTGCTTGCACCAGTATTCTTTGGCAGTGCGATCAATAACTTTGGCATCAGGGAACTGCTTGACACATTTATCGATATCGCTCCAAGTCCTCACCATCGCGAAGCAGAGCAACGGATGGTTTATGCCGATGAAAAAGACTTCACTGGCTTTGTTTTTAAAATACATGCCAACCTTGACCCAAAGCACCGCGACAGGATCGCCTTCTTAAGGATCTGTTCGGGGAAGTTTGAACGGAACAAATTCTACTACCA
The window above is part of the Arcticibacter tournemirensis genome. Proteins encoded here:
- the ruvB gene encoding Holliday junction branch migration DNA helicase RuvB yields the protein MLNENLDPDAERLSPAEREIEKVLRPQAFEDFTGQHKILENLRIFVQAARLRGEALDHVLLHGPPGLGKTTLSHIIANEMGVNIKITSGPVLDKPGDLAGLLTNLETGDILFIDEIHRLSPLVEEYLYSAMEDFKIDIMLETGPNARSVQISLNPFTLVGATTRSGLLTAPLRARFGINSRLQYYDAKLLTTIVLRSSSILKTPITDEGAYEIARRSRGTPRIANALLRRTRDFAQIKGNGSIDTEIARYALNALNVDEHGLDEMDNRILTTIIDKFKGGPVGLKTIATAVGEDEGTIEEVYEPFLIQEGFLMRTSRGREVTDLAYRHLGKMKPGGAQTLF
- a CDS encoding peptide chain release factor 3, whose amino-acid sequence is MSRHPEIEKRKTFAIISHPDAGKTTLTEKFLLFGGAINTAGAVKRNKANQNTTSDFMEIEKQRGISVATSVMGFEYKDKRINILDTPGHKDFAEDTYRTLSAVDSVILVVDSVKGVEEQTEKLMEVCRMRNTPVIIFINKMDREGKDAFDLLDELETKLTISVCPQSWPIGQGYTFKGVYNIYGNQLNLFEADKSKISEPVIQVKDLHDPLLSQYLQEKPLDKLKGDLELIEGIYGKLDKEMYLEGLLAPVFFGSAINNFGIRELLDTFIDIAPSPHHREAEQRMVYADEKDFTGFVFKIHANLDPKHRDRIAFLRICSGKFERNKFYYHTRQDKKLKFSNPMDFMANDKTLVEEAWPGDVVGLYDSGNFKIGDTLTEGEKLQFKGIPSFSPEIFKEVENRDPMKTKQLEKGIQQLTEEGVAQLFVQQPGNRKIIGAVGALQFEVINFRLENEYGAKCAFRPLSFSRSSWITASDKKKLQEIIQRRASHISYDKDGNPVFLADNDWAINLAKRDFPDIEFHTTSEFRRA